From Perca flavescens isolate YP-PL-M2 chromosome 19, PFLA_1.0, whole genome shotgun sequence:
CATGTCAAGGAGCGCGTTTTACTCAGGACGCGCGCAAGACTGATCTTTGATGTTAAAAGCAGCAATATTTTAGGATTCTATCAGCATTGCTAGGTGGTTTATAGATACTGATCTCTTGGCTGGACTAGATCTGCAGGTATTGAGAGCTCTGGCTGATGGTTTAAAGCGTGATTCTACCTCAACTTATGGACCGAGCTCTCAAATTCATTTCCgtacattgttattttatttcaaatcaTGCCTACTTCCTATCAATGTGACTTAACATGTCAGGAGCCATCCACTCTCTGTGCTCACCTTGAATCCCACTCTTGTGTGCCTAATAGCCCGCGTATCGTGGtggtggcggcggcggcggcccTCGCTCTGAGAAGGCGTCCCTGGGGCGAGGCGCCCCGTACATCGGAGGAGCGTACATGGGAGCCCTGGACAGCGGGGACAGCCGGGACCGCTCGTAGGAGTACCCGTTACCAGCCGACGGAGCGGGTGGCGGCGGGGCTCGTCTGATGGGGCTGCGATCCCTGGCCATGTAGgacggaggaggagggggagggagcgGACGGCGGTCGTATGGGTCAGGGGGGCCCATCCCGAGGCGTTCTCTGACCAGTGCAGACGGGGGAGGCGGAGGAGGGGGGTCACTGGAACGCCTGCCGTCATAGCCCGCCATGCTGTAAGGACGGGCTCTGTATTTCTCATAGAAATCGACCATCCCGTAGGCGTCGCGCTCGCCATAGCCACGGTCGGGATAGGAAGCACGTCTCGGGGGAGGGGGCGGCGGAGGCAGAGGAGCGTAAGCGGACATGCGCTCTCTGTAGGGATGCTCGGGCCTCTCCCCTGGGAAGCGGGGAGGATAATAGCCTCCTCTGCCCGGTGGAGGATGTGggaactcctcctcctcctctcctctgggtCTGCTTTTTGATATCTGAACGTGTATGCGCtttcctgagagagagaaaattatTGTCCCTCAAATCTAAAAAAGGCAGAATACGAATAGTATggaccccccccaaaaaaaaaaaaaaacttccaatCCTTTTAATTCGTAGTAGAACATCAAATTGACTTACCTTGAAACTCTGTGTTATCCAGGCCCTTTATGGCATCCATGGCCTCATCAGAACTGTCCATGTGTACAAAGGCGAAGTTCTTGACAATGGCGCACTCTCGGACTGTGCCATACTCCTCAAACAGGGCACGGAGCTCGTCGTCGAAGCCCTTTTCGACGTTGGCGACGTGGAGCTTCACAGGGTACTGGTCTTTCCCTCTGCTGGGCTCCACATTGATGGGTCTGCCGTTCAGCTTATGGAGATGGAGCTCACGGATGGCCTTGGTGGCAGACTTGCGGTCTTCCATATGGACAAAAGCATAGTTTTTGTACTTGGCACATTCGGTCACTGTGCCATATTGGGTGAACAGAGCTTCAATGTCCTCCTTCTCAGTGTGCTGAGACAGGTTCCCAATGAAGATCTTGACCATTGTTGCTCCAGtgtattctaaaaaaaaaaaaaaaaaaaaggggtagAGACACGGCGAGACACCATTTAGTACCAGAAGGTAACCCGTGAGAGAGCAAATGGTGAACCCATAACGTCATTATCAGGAATTAGACAGCTTGTAATCGAGACGACTGCAGGGTAGATGCTAGAATGTAGTTAAAGTCAACACAGACTGTTATTTGAACCCtgttttaatggcttttttatttatatagctagCACATTTCATTACACAGAAACTCAAAGTTCTAAAACAGCAGAAACACTAGAACgcataaacagaaataaaaatacagtataatcaGTTTCTATGCGGCGTTGTAGTGAATAGGAGGCCAAATGCAGCGGTAACCTACTTTAGAACTAATTGTACACTAAGACATGATTAAACTTATAAGTAACAATATGTAAACCTAACAACGGTC
This genomic window contains:
- the LOC114545856 gene encoding RNA-binding protein 4.1; its protein translation is MVKIFIGNLSQHTEKEDIEALFTQYGTVTECAKYKNYAFVHMEDRKSATKAIRELHLHKLNGRPINVEPSRGKDQYPVKLHVANVEKGFDDELRALFEEYGTVRECAIVKNFAFVHMDSSDEAMDAIKGLDNTEFQGKRIHVQISKSRPRGEEEEEFPHPPPGRGGYYPPRFPGERPEHPYRERMSAYAPLPPPPPPPRRASYPDRGYGERDAYGMVDFYEKYRARPYSMAGYDGRRSSDPPPPPPPSALVRERLGMGPPDPYDRRPLPPPPPPSYMARDRSPIRRAPPPPAPSAGNGYSYERSRLSPLSRAPMYAPPMYGAPRPRDAFSERGPPPPPPPRYAGY